One Ignavibacterium album JCM 16511 genomic region harbors:
- a CDS encoding dienelactone hydrolase family protein, which yields MYRIVIFLSFILLSSFNFSQEKSCCNVSVSFASFGEDKSFREVHQLPKDFVLKDAKGRMIKFSTADGKEANAYYIQSPKPSKKFIFVFHEWWGLNDNIKREADELQKELGNVNIMALDLYDGQVATKREDAAKLMQANNKTRSMEIIRGAIEFAGKDAEIGTIGWCFGGGWSLLASISAGKKGKACVVYYGIIENTPETFKDLNAPVLGIFAEKDGWITPEVYGNLEKNLKAAGKKVTIKSFIAEHAFANPSNSNFDEKATKEAKELTLKFFKENLMK from the coding sequence ATGTATCGGATAGTAATTTTCTTATCGTTTATTTTGCTTTCGTCATTCAACTTTTCTCAGGAAAAATCCTGCTGCAATGTTAGTGTTTCTTTCGCAAGCTTTGGTGAGGATAAATCTTTTCGTGAAGTTCACCAATTACCAAAAGATTTTGTTTTGAAAGATGCAAAAGGTAGAATGATTAAGTTCTCAACTGCTGATGGAAAAGAAGCAAATGCTTATTACATTCAGTCACCAAAACCTTCTAAAAAATTTATTTTTGTTTTTCATGAATGGTGGGGATTAAATGATAATATAAAAAGGGAAGCAGACGAATTACAAAAAGAATTGGGCAATGTGAACATAATGGCGCTTGATTTATATGATGGTCAGGTTGCAACAAAAAGAGAAGATGCAGCAAAGCTAATGCAAGCAAATAATAAAACTCGTTCGATGGAGATTATTAGAGGTGCAATAGAATTTGCTGGTAAAGATGCTGAGATCGGAACCATTGGTTGGTGCTTTGGAGGCGGTTGGTCATTGCTGGCAAGTATATCAGCAGGCAAAAAAGGTAAAGCTTGTGTAGTTTATTATGGAATAATTGAAAATACTCCCGAAACATTTAAAGATTTAAACGCACCGGTATTAGGAATTTTTGCTGAGAAAGATGGCTGGATAACTCCTGAAGTTTATGGAAATCTCGAAAAGAATTTGAAAGCTGCAGGAAAGAAAGTAACTATTAAAAGTTTTATTGCTGAGCACGCTTTTGCAAATCCAAGTAACAGCAATTTCGATGAAAAAGCAACTAAAGAAGCAAAGGAACTTACACTAAAGTTCTTCAAAGAAAATTTGATGAAATAA
- the mscL gene encoding large-conductance mechanosensitive channel protein MscL, with protein sequence MKMLQEFKAFAMRGNVVDMAVGIIIGGAFGKIVSSFVGDVIMPPIGLLLGGVDFSDLALTLKAAEADQPAVMLKYGMFINTVIDFIIIAFAIFMVIKAMNTLKKKEEEKPAAPPEPPADVKLLTEIRDLLKKS encoded by the coding sequence ATGAAAATGTTACAGGAATTTAAAGCATTCGCAATGAGGGGAAATGTTGTTGATATGGCTGTTGGTATAATTATCGGCGGTGCGTTCGGCAAGATTGTTTCGTCATTTGTCGGTGATGTAATTATGCCGCCAATCGGATTACTGCTTGGTGGAGTTGATTTCAGTGACTTAGCATTGACTCTTAAAGCAGCCGAAGCAGATCAACCAGCTGTAATGCTTAAATATGGAATGTTTATAAATACAGTGATTGACTTTATAATAATTGCTTTCGCAATTTTTATGGTTATCAAAGCTATGAACACTCTGAAAAAGAAAGAAGAAGAAAAACCTGCTGCTCCACCTGAGCCACCAGCAGATGTAAAACTTCTTACTGAGATTAGAGATTTGTTAAAGAAATCTTAA
- a CDS encoding T9SS type A sorting domain-containing protein: MKKQIPALFVLIVLFLFSTVDVFSQWVAQTSGTTVRLRQLKAVNDNVVWACGASGVVLRTINGGNTWEVKTPTNAAVTNYSIDAIDSLTAWVTGTEGGTANFTIWKTTDGGMTWTAQYNNPAGFSDGIRFFNANDGVCYADPDPWPGTYWEILVTTNGGNTWTRVPASNIPPADSVNGEYGAAGSIDVVGNTVWFSAYYNGSANPTKVYKSTDKGNTWTVSGFNQQQGFAGSSYVAFANANEGVAVCLDGTTAKTTDGGVNWTVTPVSGAAFRFVVNVPGFNLYMAVGSTGTSWYSSDGVNWTALSTGTTQTLYGIDATANYAWACGNAGTIIRFSGPPLPVELTSFTASLEKEGVQLVWTTASELNNHGFEIQRSTDKSDFTTIGFVKGHGSTTQVQNYSFIDRSAFEGKYYYRLKQIDFNGLYNFSDVIEVDVRSIDNFALEQNYPNPFNPTTLIGYVLKEKSSVRLSVHNIIGEELAVLVNEDQDKGYHSVNFNATNLPSGVYLYKLQAGNFTAMKKMILMK; the protein is encoded by the coding sequence ATGAAAAAACAAATTCCTGCTTTGTTTGTTCTCATTGTTCTCTTTCTTTTCTCTACTGTTGATGTATTTTCTCAATGGGTTGCACAAACCAGCGGAACAACAGTAAGACTAAGACAGCTAAAAGCTGTTAACGATAATGTCGTTTGGGCTTGCGGTGCGAGCGGCGTTGTTCTCAGAACGATAAACGGAGGAAATACCTGGGAGGTAAAAACTCCAACTAATGCAGCAGTAACTAACTACTCAATTGATGCGATTGATTCATTAACTGCATGGGTTACTGGAACAGAAGGAGGAACAGCAAATTTCACAATCTGGAAAACCACCGACGGAGGTATGACCTGGACAGCTCAATATAACAATCCGGCTGGCTTTAGTGACGGCATTCGATTCTTCAATGCAAATGATGGAGTTTGTTATGCTGACCCTGATCCCTGGCCTGGCACTTACTGGGAAATTCTTGTAACAACAAACGGTGGAAATACCTGGACAAGAGTTCCGGCAAGTAATATTCCGCCAGCCGATAGTGTAAATGGAGAATACGGCGCAGCAGGTTCAATTGATGTAGTTGGTAACACTGTTTGGTTCAGTGCTTATTATAACGGCAGTGCGAACCCAACAAAAGTTTACAAATCAACTGATAAAGGTAACACCTGGACTGTTTCAGGATTTAATCAACAACAAGGGTTCGCTGGCTCCAGTTATGTAGCTTTTGCTAATGCTAATGAAGGTGTTGCAGTTTGTCTGGATGGAACAACTGCAAAAACAACTGATGGAGGTGTAAACTGGACTGTAACTCCTGTATCCGGTGCTGCTTTCAGATTTGTCGTTAATGTTCCCGGATTTAATCTCTATATGGCAGTCGGTTCGACTGGTACAAGTTGGTATTCTAGTGATGGAGTTAACTGGACTGCTCTTTCAACTGGTACAACTCAAACTCTTTATGGCATTGATGCAACTGCAAATTATGCCTGGGCTTGTGGTAATGCCGGAACAATTATCAGGTTCTCTGGTCCACCTTTACCTGTTGAATTAACTTCATTTACAGCATCTCTCGAAAAAGAAGGAGTTCAGTTAGTTTGGACAACTGCATCTGAGTTAAACAATCACGGATTTGAAATTCAAAGAAGCACAGATAAATCTGACTTTACAACAATTGGATTCGTCAAAGGACATGGTTCAACAACTCAGGTTCAGAATTATTCCTTCATTGACCGAAGTGCATTTGAAGGCAAATATTATTACAGACTGAAACAAATTGATTTCAATGGTCTTTATAATTTTTCAGATGTAATTGAAGTTGATGTAAGAAGTATTGATAACTTTGCTCTTGAACAGAATTATCCTAATCCATTTAACCCCACAACTTTGATTGGATATGTTTTGAAAGAGAAATCTTCAGTAAGATTATCTGTTCATAATATAATTGGTGAAGAATTGGCTGTTCTTGTAAATGAAGATCAGGATAAAGGTTACCATAGCGTTAACTTTAATGCTACAAACTTACCAAGTGGAGTTTATCTATATAAACTTCAGGCAGGTAATTTCACAGCTATGAAGAAAATGATTTTAATGAAGTAA